In Linepithema humile isolate Giens D197 unplaced genomic scaffold, Lhum_UNIL_v1.0 unplaced_1, whole genome shotgun sequence, a genomic segment contains:
- the LOC105667571 gene encoding LINE-1 retrotransposable element ORF2 protein, producing the protein MEEMLQSMEQWVGEKEVEVSTIIGGDFNARTGEEGGGIEIGKEGEEGGGKGEGRRRKSKDRKMNREGKVMVEFLEERGWGILNGCIEGEEEGEYTFTGGKGNTVIDYVIADEDTRGKIKRLRIGDNIESDHQPVEVWVKGEGQRQKRKRNESREKGKIWRGVWNEEGCKKFKQRMEGLKSGEEEMRVEWEGMERKMKEAIKEVERDVGKEEGKRRGWWDRECEEKKKEARRELRGWRRKGGEGKEYKEKKKEYKETCERKKKEENERWEKRAREVKRENEVWEIVNRERKRRTRINDGIGMEEWKEYFMRLLGGTEGKVVKGGERKKGGEGEEEEEISRKEIKEAIKKLRNGKAMGVDGIPGEAWKYGGEEVEEWVWSWCNRVWRGEGWPERWKEGVVVPIRKKGEGEKVEDYRGVTLMSSCYKIYTITLAERLRREVEEKGIVPQSQTGFREGMGTLDNIYVLNYLVNRQLGKKKGKMTALFIDLKAAFDSVDRGILVGAMRERGVREGLVERVEEVLKETKSKVRVGGEEGGNFWTARGVRQGCPLSPLIFNVMLADIEEEMGKVKWGGVKLRGRKIYSLAYADDMVLIAEEEEEMKGMMERLERYLDRKNLELNTEKTKIMRFRKGGGRWRKKVWRWKGKIIEEVKEFRYLGYIIQRNGGQGAQIRERVRKATTVMGQVWGIGKRRFGKDWGRRLWLFDKLVWTVMGYGAEIWGWKEREEMERAEERYLRWVLGVEARTPGYLVREELQREKLRGRAGRRAWRFEKRLDEGRGSEIARECREEMKERFKEGRVRSEWEEERRKFLEEREISIEEVEKKKEKGEARYEELERRDKEKQRKERREKISESRFSRWYKEVKGEGIPDYLKKGWGESRWKRVARFRLGNEVREGRYWEEEEKRRCRLCGGERETWEHVWEECREWKEGGGSWQEAVGWVLGEEGEGERYSEHVLSISENGYYISDILRIF; encoded by the exons ATGGAGGAGATGTTACAGAGCATGGAACAGTGGGTAGGGGAGAAGGAGGTAGAAGTGAGTACAATAATTGGGGGGGACTTTAATGCGAGAACAGGGGAGGAGGGAGGAGGTATAGAGATAGggaaagagggagaggaagGAGGAGGGAAGGGGGAGGGAAGGAGAAGGAAATCGAAGGATAGGAAGATGAATAGGGAGGGGAAGGTGATGGTGGAGTTCTTGGAGGAAAGAGGATGGGGAATACTGAATGGATGCATAGAGGGTGAGGAGGAGGGGGAGTACACGTTCACAGGAGGAAAAGGGAATACGGTAATAGACTACGTAATAGCAGATGAGGATACGAGGGGGAAGATAAAAAGGCTAAGGATAGGAGACAACATAGAGTCAGACCACCAGCCAGTGGAGGTATGGGTTAAGGGAGAGGGACAAAGACAAAAAAGGAAGAGGAACGAGAGTagggaaaaaggaaaaatatggAGAGGAGTATGGAATGAGGAGGGGTGTAAAAAGTTCAAACAAAGGATGGAAGGGTTAAAATCGGGGGAAGAAGAAATGAGGGTAGAATGGGAAGGGATGGAGAGGAAGATGAAAGAGGCGATAAAGGAAGTGGAGCGGGACGTGGGGAAAGAGGAGGGGAAGAGGAGGGGATGGTGGGACAGAGAATGTgaggaaaagaagaaggagGCAAGAAGGGAGTTAAGAGGATGGAGAAGAAAAGGAGGAGAAGGGAAAGAGTataaagagaagaagaaggaataTAAGGAAACGtgtgaaaggaaaaagaaagaggaaaatgaAAGATGGGAAAAAAGAGCAAGGGAAGTAAAAAGGGAGAATGAGGTGTGGGAAATAGTAAAtagagaaaggaaaagaagaacTAGGATAAATGATGGGATAGGAATGGAGGAGTGGAAAGAGTACTTCATGAGGCTACTGGGGGGGACAGAAGGAAAAGTAGTAAAGGGgggagaaaggaagaaaggaggggagggagaggaggaagaagagatCAGCAGAAAGGAAATAAAGGAGGcgataaaaaaactaagaaatGGGAAGGCAATGGGAGTGGACGGGATACCAGGAGAAGCATGGAAATATGGAGGGGAAGAAGTGGAAGAGTGGGTCTGGAGCTGGTGTAACAGGGTATGGAGGGGGGAGGGATGGCCGGAGAGATGGAAGGAGGGAGTAGTGGTGCCGATCAGAAAGaaaggagagggagagaaagtgGAAGATTACAGAGGGGTGACATTAATGAGTTCATGTTACAAGATATATACAATAACGTTGGCAGAGAGGCTAAGGAGGGAAGTGGAAGAAAAGGGAATAGTACCACAGAGTCAGACAGGTTTCAGAGAAGGGATGGGGACATTagacaatatatatgttttaaattatttagtgaaCAGACAGCtgggaaaaaagaaaggaaaaatgaCGGCGCtgtttatagatttaaagGCAGCATTCGACTCGGTGGATAGGGGAATATTAGTGGGGgcaatgagagagagaggggtaAGGGAAGGGTTGGTGGAAAGAGTGGAGGAGGTGTTGAAGGAGACGAAAAGTAAAGTAAGGGTAggaggggaggagggggggaaCTTTTGGACGGCGAGAGGAGTGAGGCAGGGGTGCCCATTGAGCCCACTAATCTTTAATGTAATGTTAGCAGATATAGAGGAGGAAATGGGGAAAGTGAAATGGGGAGGAGTAAAGTTAAGAGGGCGCAAGATATACTCCTTAGCATATGCAGACGACATGGTTTTGATAgcagaggaggaggaggagatgaAGGGCATGATGGAAAGGTTAGAAAGATATTTGGACAGGAAGAATTTAGAGCTGAACACCGAAAAGACGAAGATCATGAGGTTTagaaaggggggagggagatGGAGGAAAAAGGTATGGAGATGGAAAGGGAAGATAATTGAGGAGGTGAAGGAGTTTAGATATCTGGGATACATAATACAGAGAAACGGAGGGCAGGGGGCACAGATCAGGGAGAGGGTGAGAAAAGCGACAACGGTGATGGGGCAGGTATGGGGGATAGGGAAAAGAAGATTCGGGAAGGATTGGGGGAGAAGGTTATggttatttgataaattggtATGGACGGTGATGGGGTATGGGGCAGAGATATGGGGgtggaaggagagagaggaaatGGAAAGGGCAGAGGAGAGATATTTAAGATGGGTACTGGGAGTAGAGGCAAGGACGCCAGGATACTTGGTGAGAGAGGAACTACAAAGGGAGAAACTAAGGGGAAGAGCGGGAAGGAGGGCGTGGAGGTTTGAAAAAAGATTAGATGAGGGGAGGGGAAGTGAGATAGCGAGGGAATGTAGGGAGGAGATGAAAGAGAGATTCAAAGAGGGAAGAGTGAGATCGGAATGGGAGGAAGAAAGGAGGAAGTTCTTAGAGGAAAGGGAGATATCAATTGAGGAGgtggagaagaagaaagagaagggaGAGGCGAGGTATGAGGAATTAGAGAGGAGGGACAAGGAGAAacagagaaaggaaagaagggAAAAGATAAGTGAATCGAGGTTTAGTAGATGGTACAAGGAAGTAAAAGGGGAAGGGATACCGGATTATCTAAAAAAAGGATGGGGTGAAAGCAGATGGAAGAGAGTGGCAAGATTCAGGTTGGGGAATGAAGTAAGGGAGGGAAGGTActgggaggaggaggaaaaaagGAGATGCAGATTATGTGGAGGAGAGAGGGAAACATGGGAACACGTATGGGAGGAGTGTAGAGAGTGGAaggaaggaggaggaagctGGCAGGAGGCGGTAGGCTGGGTATTAGGAGAGGAGGGAGAAGGGGAACG atattctGAGCATGTTCTCAGTATATCTGAAAAtggatattatatttcagatattctgaggatattctga
- the LOC137001827 gene encoding uncharacterized protein, with protein MERKLELEMEEKLREARGGRVRRGSYGCIEEMWKRKREEAWEKGEEEEKGIFSKSKKITRSPGKEEGKKEGEQKGIEKGEEEMRKWKREMEGVMKEVMRMGLEEWKEEMRQMKEEVKEGIIDIRKEMKEIRDKEERWREEREEMKRHIKGLERRIEEIERDGENEREGRRKEGKGEGGKIEIRIKEIERRMERKEREERRRNLVIKGIEVREGKRKEAVEELMKVIEAKVKIEEIWRIAEDREKGREIVGIRLENDEKRKEIWERKKMLKGRKERIVEDWTWKERRMRWKLEEIAREEERKGKSVWIGYGRVRINGQWWKWDEEEEVLRDGKGCTKVGGQGEGRLGREGSMG; from the coding sequence ATGGAAAGGAAATTGGAATTGGAAATGGAAGAGAAATTAAGAGAAGCGAGAGGGGGGAGAGTTAGACGCGGAAGTTATGGGTGTATAGAGGAGAtgtggaagaggaagagggaagAGGCATGGGAAAAGggggaagaggaggagaaagGCATATTTAGTAAAAGTAAGAAGATAACGAGGTCACCGGGGAAAGAAGagggaaagaaagaaggagagcAGAAGGGGATAGAGAAGGGAGAGGAGGAGATGAGGAAATGGAAAAGGGAgatggagggggtaatgaagGAGGTGATGAGGATGGGGTTGGAGGAGTGGAAGGAAGAAATGAGACAGATGAAGGAAGAAGTGAAGGAGGGAATAATAGACATAAGGAAGGAAATGAAAGAGATTAGAGATAAGGAGGAGAGGTGGAGGGAGGAGAGGGAGGAAATGAAAAGGCATATAAAGGGATTGGAAAGGAGAATagaagagatagagagagacggagagaatgagagggaaggaagaaggaaagaagggaagggagaaggaggaaaaatagaaataagaataaaagagatagaaaggaggatggaaaggaaagagagggaaGAGAGGAGAAGGAATTTGGTAATAAAAGGAATAGAGGTAAGGGAAGGGAAAAGGAAAGAAGCGGTAGAAGAATTAATGAAGGTTATAGAAGCGAAGGTAAAGATAGAAGAGATATGGAGGATAGCGGAGGAtagagaaaaaggaagagagataGTGGGGATAAGGCTGGAGAATGATGAGAAAAGGAAGGAGATatgggagagaaagaaaatgctTAAGGGTAGAAAGGAAAGAATAGTAGAGGACTGGACATGGAAAGAAAGGAGGATGAGATGGAAATTGGAGGAGATAGCCAGGGAAGAGGAAAGGAAAGGGAAAAGTGTATGGATAGGATATGGGAGAGTAAGAATAAATGGGCAATGGTGGAAGTGGgatgaggaggaggaggtgcTAAGAGACGGGAAAGGGTGCACAAAAGTAGGGGGGCAGGGGGAAGGGAGATTGGGGAGGGAGGGAAGCATGGGATAG
- the LOC137001814 gene encoding uncharacterized protein, with protein MLSELLCILKTEHDEFPKTAATFLQTKNSRNVVKFMLSANGSFGTYIYFGLEKALKLMINPKVYVKDVIEIFVNIDGVQIYKNLKQQFWPILIMLHDKKYIVKPQVVAIYHGESKPKSPTEFLNEFIEELLSLMTNKIKLSDKIYNIKVLGFICDTPARSFIKCVKSHVAFYACERCTVKGKTVGKNKRIYSRTTCEERNEQSFKERRQPQHHLDNEISPLLKIPGFDPVKSVVLDSMHLLFLGITKTLLNNIVFGGPKNSGIGPRNRLLLSNLLHGLSGQIPSEFQRKTFDIGNLKNWKATQFRFFLLYSGILVLRHVLPTDKYKHFSLLYVACRLLCSDDLAILNAENAKKLLILFFRLLPKFYGSHIQSINFHNLIHIADDVTHIGCSLTSFSAFPFENFLMTLKKLVRTPNNPLSQVANRLKEINLNTNIKIVQSISVTDYVKKKSIYLGNHMTKIIFKSITWNEMIITNTSPNNVVQLKNGNIIQINKIYSLKNDVLNQEKLSLKGSLYYDTRDVFNYPYKSSNVGLWQVNLSKYRCVFHVKEIKHKCVLLNIKNITYCTKLLHA; from the coding sequence atgttatctgagttattatgtattttgaaaactgAACATGACGAATTTCCAAAAACAGCTGCAACATTTCTGCAAACTAAAAATTCCAGAAatgttgttaaatttatgttaagtGCTAATGGATCGTTTggtacttacatttattttggTTTAGAAAAAGCTCTTAAATTGATGATAAATCCTaaagtatatgtaaaagatgtaattgaaatttttgttaacatcgacggtgtacaaatttataaaaatttaaaacaacaaTTTTGGCCTATATTGATTATGTTACATGATAAGAAATACATTGTCAAACCGCAAGTTGTTGCTATATATCACGGTGAATCTAAACCAAAATCACCAACGgagtttttaaatgaatttatagAAGAACTATTAAGTTTAAtgaccaataaaattaaattgtcagataaaatatataatattaaagtgttAGGTTTTATATGTGATACACCGGCTAGgtcatttattaaatgtgtaaaatctCACGTAGCATTTTATGCATGCGAACGTTGTACCGTAAAAGGCAAAACAGTTGGTAAAAATAAACGCATATATTCGAGAACTACTTGTGAAGAACGCAATGAACAATCATTCAAAGAACGTAGGCAGCCTCAGCATCATCTTGATAACGAAATCTCtcctttattaaaaattccagGATTTGATCCAGTAAAATCAGTTGTTCTAGATTCAATGCACCTTTTATTTCTTGGTATtacaaaaactttattaaacaatattgtaTTCGGTGGTCCCAAGAATAGTGGTATTGGGCCACGAAATCGATTATTATTAAGCAATTTACTCCATGGTTTATCTGGTCAAATTCCCTCAGAATTCcaaagaaaaacttttgatattggtaacttaaaaaattggaaagcgACACAATTTCGTTTCTTTCTGTTATACAGTGGTATATTAGTACTTCGTCATGTTCTTCCAACTGATAAATATAAgcacttttctcttttatatgtaGCATGTCGATTATTATGTAGTGATGATTTGGCAATATTAAACgcagaaaatgcaaaaaaattattaatattattttttcgtttgttGCCTAAATTTTATGGTTCTCATAttcaaagtattaattttcataatttaattcatatagcAGATGATGTAACTCATATAGGATGTTCATTGACATCATTTTCGGCAtttccatttgaaaattttttgatgactttaaaaaaattagttcgTACACCAAATAATCCTTTAAGTCAAGTTGCAAAtcgtttaaaagaaattaatttaaatactaatataaaGATTGTTCAATCTATATCAGTTACagattatgttaaaaaaaaatcaatttatttaggCAAtcatatgacaaaaataatatttaaaagtataacatGGAATGAAATGATTATCACAAATACATCTCCTAATAACGTTGTACAACTAAAAAATGGCAAtatcatacaaattaataaaatttattcgttaaaaaatgatgttttAAATCAAGAAAAGTTATCACTAAAAGGATCgttatattatgatacaagAGATGTTTTTAACTATCCTTATAAATCATCTAATGTCGGTTTATGGCAAGTTAATTTAAGCAAATACCGTTGCGTTTTTcatgttaaagaaattaaacataaatgcgtacttttaaacattaagaatattacgtattgtacaaaattattacacgcttaa